The following are encoded together in the Pempheris klunzingeri isolate RE-2024b chromosome 24, fPemKlu1.hap1, whole genome shotgun sequence genome:
- the LOC139223501 gene encoding plakophilin-4-like: MEEGDAEGEGTMAVREGPSGHGLPLNACSSSSSSSTTTTTTTNLLASVKEQELQFERLTRELEEERQIVASQLERCMLGAESPAGDSSSSSEKSFAWRSAGGESQGGVIEASGCPGRHLEAEEGLYLPEPDRASLHDSEGSGGHSAQMTSYSDSGYQDSSVSYYSNQNVVRSEPRASLSRSPRAEGQASGQVSGRMLRRMASLPSRSQSPGCGTAGTVSPSRISLRTSQGSTYDSPILSEPKPLAAIFPGTSMPPSCPSPTSPPDGSQALVGGGGGVIAGGAGGRLGSTLSLVEGRGLTGSPLRSGMTAVPQHYGSTLPRQSQPLAYGADPYGLYQRSALPRPDSLIGLHSSYAGHAGQIDPELRAALSPDCHMTPVFDERSFHSPLYHSPTHDPQGSLYRTNTGMGTLPRTTSHCGTLPYQRSSYGLSTAALYVDSYRVPGEPVFSHRHSGLVERVATRTPSIESIHKDPREFAWRDPELPEVIHMLQHHFPSVQANAAAYLQHLCYGDNRVKVEVCHLGGIQHLVDQLDHKVAEVQKGACGALRNLVYGKATDNNKVALRNCGGVPALLRLLRKTTDNEVRELVTGVLWNLSSCDAVKMTIIRDALSTLTNTVVIPHSGWSSVSHRDEHKVKFQSSMLLRNTTGCLRNLSSAGEEARSQLRCCEGLVDSLLHVLKACVNTSDYDSKIVENSVCTLRNLSYRLEVEMPSSRLLGNQELDTLLGFSSPAKELDYLCWGKRRRGRKRGGWPDDKWDGIGPIPGFSQPLRGAELLWHPTVVKPYLNLLAESSNPATLEGAAGSLQNLSAGNWKFSAYIRAAVRKEKGLPILVELLRMDNDRVVCSVATALRNMALDSRNKELIGKYAMRDLVNRLPGGSPSVLSDDTVASVCCTLHEVTSRNMENAKALADSGGIEKLVDISKGRGKGYSMKVVKAAAQVLNTLWQYRELRSLYKQDGWNYTHFVTPVSTLERDRYLSQPTLPTSPLQMSPVIQSGGSATSSPAMLGIRRHSSNYQRAQSSMQLDTYYGDNSLHKPQFTGSEKKTPYFIGTYSSQSGDDLRRSQHTEPFYDEPDRKNYNSYRMYLSSPQDYREEQYEDDPVHLTPSSPDGYASQSLRFKANTNYVDFYSTTRRPSNRANKFTGSPDSWV, encoded by the exons GAGCTTCAGTTTGAGCGGCTGACtcgggagctggaggaggagcggcAGATCGTGGCGAGCCAGCTGGagaggtgcatgctgggagctgAGTCACCAGCAGGAGACAGTAGCAG CTCATCTGAGAAGTCGTTTGCATGGAGATCTGCAG GCGGGGAGTCGCAGGGCGGAGTCATCGAGGCGTCGGGATGTCCTGGTCGTCACCTGGAAGCAGAGGAGGGACTCTACCTGCCTGAACCGGACCGCGCCTCCCTGCATGACAGTGAGG GCTCAGGAGGTCACTCGGCCCAGATGACCTCGTACTCGGACAGCGGCTACCAGGACAGCAGCGTTAGTTATTACAGCAACCAGAACGTGGTGCGTTCAGAGCCCCGAGCCTCGTTATCGAGAAGCCCAAGAGCTGAGGGTCAAGCCTCCGGGCAG GTGTCAGGTCGCATGTTACGGAGGATGGCCTCCCTCCCCTCCAGGAGCCAGTCTCCTGGTTGTGGGACTGCTGGTACGGTCTCTCCCTCCCGCATCTCCCTGCGAACATCCCAAGGCAGCACCTACGATTCTCCCATCCTCTCTGAGCCAAAACCTCTGGCTGCCATATTCCCCGGCACCTCCATGCCACCCTCCTGCCCCTCGCCGACCTCCCCGCCCGACGGCTCGCAGGCCCTggtgggtgggggaggaggcGTGATAGCAGGAGGGGCCGGCGGTCGTCTGGGCTCCACCCTCTCTCtggtggaggggaggggttTGACAGGGTCACCGCTGCGTTCGGGGATGACGGCGGTGCCGCAGCACTACGGCTCCACGCTGCCCAGGCAGAGCCAACCCCTGGCCTATGGAGCTGATCCTTATGGCCTGTACCAGAGGAGCGCTCTGCCCCGCCCCGACAGCCTCATAG GGCTTCACAGCTCATACGCCGGTCACGCTGGACAGATAGACCCCGAGCTGAGGGCGGCGTTGTCTCCCGACTGCCACATGACGCCTGTTTTCGACGAGCGCTCTTTCCACAGCCCACTGTACCACAGCCCCACCCATGACCCCCAGGGCTCCCTCTACAGGACTAACACAG GTATGGGGACCCTCCCTCGGACCACAAGCCACTGCGGCACACTGCCGTACCAAAGAAGCAGCTACGGACTGAGCACTGCGGCTCTGTACGTCGACTCTTACAGGGTCCCCGGTGAGCCTGTCTTCTCCCACCGGCACTCTGGACTAGTGGAGCGGGTGGCCACGCGCACCCCGTCCATTGAGAGCATCCACAAGGACCCCAG GGAGTTTGCTTGGCGTGACCCCGAGCTGCCGGAGGTTATACACATGCTGCAGCATCACTTCCCCTCTGTTCAGGCCAACGCCGCCGCCTACCTGCAGCACCTGTGTTACGGAGACAATAGGGTCAAGGTGGAG GTGTGTCACCTGGGGGGGATCCAGCACCTGGTGGACCAGCTGGATCACAAGGTGGCCGAGGTTCAGAAGGGTGCCTGCGGGGCCCTGAGGAACCTGGTGTACGGCAAGGCCACCGACAACAACAAGGTGGCACTGAGGAACTGTGGTGGTGTGCCCGCCCTGCTGCGCCTCCTCAGGAAAACAACCGACAACGAAGTCCGCGAGCTCGTCACTG GAGTCCTGTGGAACCTCTCCTCATGCGACGCAGTGAAGATGACCATCATCCGCGACGCTCTGAGCACGCTGACCAACACGGTCGTCATCCCCCACTCGGGCTGGAGCAGCGTCTCGCACCGCGACGAGCACAAAGTCAAGTTTCAGTCCTCCATGCTGCTGCGGAACACCACCGGCTGTCTGAG gaaccTGAGCTCAGCAGGGGAGGAGGCGAGGAGTCAGCTGCGTTGCTGTGAAGGTCTGGTCGACTCGCTGCTGCACGTCCTTAAAGCCTGCGTCAACACCTCCGACTACGACAGCAAG ATCGTGGAGAACAGCGTCTGCACCCTGAGGAACCTCTCGTACCGGCTGGAGGTAGAGATGCCCTCCTCTCGTCTCCTGGGCAACCAGGAGCTGGACACCCTGCTGGGCTTCTCCTCCCCGGCCAAGGAGCTGGACTACCTCTGCTGGGGCAAGAGGAGGCGCGGCAGGAAGAGGGGCGGCTGGCCCGACGACAAG TGGGATGGCATTGGGCCCATCCCAGGTTTCTCCCAGCCTCTGAGGGGGGCGGAGCTGCTGTGGCACCCGACGGTGGTGAAGCCATACCTTAACCTGCTGGCCGAGAGCTCCAACCCGGCCACGCTGGAGGGCGCCGCCGGCTCGCTGCAAAACCTCTCTGCTGGAAACTGGAAG ttcTCAGCCTACATCCGAGCTGCGGTGCGGAAGGAGAAAGGTCTGCCCATCctggtggagctgctgaggaTGGACAACGACCGGGTTGTCTGCTCTGTCGCCACCGCCCTCCGCAACATGGCACTGGACAGCCGCAACAAGGAGCTGATAG GAAAGTACGCCATGCGGGACCTGGTGAACCGGCTGCCCGGCGGCAGCCCGTCGGTGCTGTCAGACGACACGGTGGCATCGGTCTGCTGCACGCTGCACGAGGTCACCAGCCGCAACATGGAGAACGCCAAAGCTTTAGCTGACAGCGGAGGCATCGAGAAGCTGGTGGACATCAGCAAAGGACGAGGGAAAGG GTACTCGATGAAGGttgtgaaggcagcagctcaggTGCTGAACACACTGTGGCAGTACAGAGAGCTGAGGAGCCTCTACAAACAG GACGGCTGGAACTACACTCACTTTGTCACTCCAGTCTCCACTCTGGAGCGAGACCGCTACCTTTCACAGCCGACCCTGCCCACCAGCCCACTGCAGATGTCCCCCGTCATCCAATCAG GTGGTAGTGCAACATCCTCGCCAGCGATGCTCGGGATAAGAAGACATAGTTCAAACTATCAGAGAGCGCAGTCATCTATGCAACTTGACACGTATTATGGAGACAACAGTTTACACAAACCGCAGTTCACAG GGTCTGAGAAGAAAACCCCATATTTCATTGGGACATATTCTTCCCAGTCAGGAGATGATTTGAGAAGGTCCCAG CACACAGAGCCATTTTACGACGAACCTGACAGGAAGAACTACAACAGCTACAGAATGTACCTGTCGTCCCCCCAAGACTACAGAGAGGAGCAGTACGAGGACGACCCCGTCCACCTGACCCCGTCCTCCCCTGACGGCTACGCCAGCCAGTCGCTCCGGTTCAAAGCCAACACCAACTACGTGgacttctactccaccacacGCAGGCCTTCAAACAGGGCGAACAAGTTCACGGGCTCCCCCGACTCCTGGGTGTAG